The following coding sequences are from one Methanococcoides orientis window:
- a CDS encoding DUF373 family protein, whose amino-acid sequence MQTLVICIDRDNDLGEKADVTTPIIGREDNIDAAVKLATADPEDSDSNTIFGGVNVLDELLTKGLDAQIITFAGDKNVGVISDQKISAQLDAFLSENEITNAIFISDGAEDETLLPIVQSRIKIDSVKRIVVKQSANLESTYYILKNALNDPKISQTFFVPLGLAALIYAIFLLARYPEGAIIGISAAIGMYMLYRGFNLDQPFALLRERMKDSFYEGQMTFVTYTIAAILGVIATMIGAVTLWQYHITGGSWYYGIVTLITVFINATIWWYVIAILFADIGKMVDQKISETFTIKEISPALFIIAVGLLFWGASTYILSVSALAGEGANGELSLQYFVYSVVGAIMIALLGIKISMTNSSPEKLPKKGKHKAKN is encoded by the coding sequence ATGCAAACTTTAGTCATATGCATTGACAGGGACAATGATCTTGGTGAAAAAGCAGATGTTACCACTCCAATCATAGGACGTGAAGATAACATCGATGCAGCAGTGAAACTTGCAACTGCAGATCCGGAGGATTCCGACAGCAATACAATATTTGGCGGCGTGAATGTTCTTGATGAACTGCTTACAAAGGGTCTTGATGCCCAGATAATCACATTTGCAGGTGACAAGAATGTGGGTGTCATATCAGACCAGAAAATATCTGCCCAGCTGGATGCTTTCCTGAGCGAGAATGAGATCACAAATGCAATATTCATATCCGATGGAGCAGAGGACGAGACACTCCTGCCCATAGTTCAATCCCGTATCAAGATCGATTCGGTCAAGCGTATCGTGGTTAAGCAAAGTGCAAACCTCGAAAGTACTTACTATATCCTGAAAAATGCACTGAACGATCCGAAAATATCACAGACATTCTTTGTCCCGCTGGGACTTGCAGCACTTATCTATGCAATTTTCCTGCTGGCAAGATATCCGGAAGGCGCAATTATAGGTATTTCAGCTGCGATCGGAATGTACATGCTTTACAGAGGATTTAACCTCGACCAGCCTTTCGCCCTTTTAAGAGAAAGAATGAAGGATTCTTTTTATGAAGGCCAGATGACCTTTGTCACTTACACAATAGCTGCCATCCTTGGAGTGATCGCTACCATGATAGGGGCTGTGACACTCTGGCAGTACCACATTACCGGCGGTAGCTGGTACTATGGAATAGTTACCCTCATTACCGTTTTCATTAATGCTACCATCTGGTGGTACGTTATAGCCATCCTTTTTGCAGACATCGGGAAGATGGTCGACCAGAAAATAAGCGAAACTTTCACAATAAAAGAGATATCACCGGCTCTTTTCATAATAGCAGTCGGTCTGCTATTCTGGGGTGCAAGCACCTATATACTCTCAGTTAGTGCCCTTGCAGGCGAGGGTGCAAATGGTGAACTGAGCCTGCAGTACTTCGTTTACTCGGTAGTAGGTGCCATAATGATCGCACTCCTTGGCATCAAGATATCCATGACCAATTCATCCCCCGAAAAACTTCCGAAAAAAGGGAAGCATAAAGCTAAAAACTAA